The sequence ATCCAGAGCGGTATCCTGCGCAGGGTGTGGAATGGTATTAGGTACAGTGGTGACCTGACTGGCAGCATAGCCATCAAAATGGATCCGGGCACGATCGTGCCAGCCTAAAAAATCACCCGCATAGGCTGCACGCCAACCGGTAAGTGGCATACGCCAACCAATAGCCCCGTGTAACCAGCTTTTGCCATCCCATATGCCATCAGCAGCCATGACCAATGCACCACCAATAGGATTGATATATGGATCCGGGGTTTCGATCTGAATACGTTCCGCCAGTTGTAGTCTATCTTTTTCAGTCGCTTCGTAAATAGCAGTGGCATTGGTAGCTGATAATTGCAGGCCATTCAAAAGGATATAACCACTGGTTTTCAACTGACAGGTACTGGTATATACCGGGTTGTCAGCAGGTTCAAATACACCGGGAGGATCTGCCCCCATATCACCGGAACGGGACAACTTTTGTGCGCGTATTTTCGTGATGCCTGCCGAAATCTCACTCCCTGCAGGCATATTATTGTAATCAATTTTCCAGATAGCACCTTCTTTATCATACAAAGCTAATACGGAGATACGCAGCTCCCCCTTTCCCCATGATTTATCTTTCAGGAAGTAAGTTCTTTTGCCGGCATTGTAACGGGCTTCGCAAAAAGAAGTGGAATCGAGCCATTTGGAGGGCTTGCCGGGTATATCTATCCAAAAGCCGATATGCTGGCTGTTCTTTTCAATATATGCTGCAAATACGGGGCGATCACTGGTTTCCAGTCTGAAGGCCGTCGGACCTCCGTACAAAGCCCGGGTATACCTGTTTTTACCGTTCATACAGACAAAATCGTGGCCTTCCGGATGGTATTGCAGGGTCCTGGGGGTGCCTCTTTTATCGTCGTTATAGGAAGTCTGTTCAATAAAATCACCTGATTTCTGGGCCACTCCTGTATACATATGGAATAACAGGAGCAAACAAATGGTGTAATTCTTCATAACAATACAATATAAAATAAATATTTTTATCATCCATAAATCACTATGATGAAAAGATATTTATTGATTGCCATGTTAGCAGTACTGGCCTGTAATCAAACCACACAGCAGGCTGCCACCGGCACAGATTCTATTCCAGCACCACCTATTGCCGCTGATTCGACGAATGTTGATGAAGCAGAAGATTATCCGCATGAAACCACTACAGATAGTTCTAAGATTTCAGGTGACTTTAATGGTGATGGAAAAACAGAAGACGTCTGGGCTATCATAACAAAGGCCGGTCATGGTAATCCGGTGGAGAATGGGGTTGCTGATGAATTAGGGTTACAATTTTCCGATCCTGCATTGCCTCCTGTCAAAATCGGTTGTTGCGAAGTAAGACTGTTCAACGAGGGCGACCTGGATCATGACGGGGCTGAGGAACTCACGGTATATCAGGCACCGGAGAATGGGAATGTGTACCAGATGTATACCTATACTTTTAAAAACAATGCCTGGGTCTTGCTTTATGATCCATTTTTGATTCCTACGGGAGGTGATTATTTATCAGATAAGGAATTGCAGGACAGGGTGGTCATGGAGAATGATACCATTTTCTATTATGATGTGGATCTCAACTCTGAAAAACAGGAACTGGTGAAAAAACAGGTGATGTTGAATAATTAGTGAGAATTCTCCACCTATTCCTCTTTAGCACATCCATAGCGCATTCAGGGAGGTAACCCGCCTATAAGCCGCCTATATCCCGCCTATAAGCCGTAGATAACCCGTATCTATATAGATGCGGGTTATCTACGGGATACCTACGGGTTATAGTCGGAGTACCTTTATGTTTAAAACGGGAATATATCATTGTTTGTGATTGGAATAGCCCAATGATTGAACCCAGGAATATATCTATGGTTTATGGCCGAAATCGCCCTATGATCTAATTGGGAATCTGCTATCTGTGTAGCCGAAATCCTCCTATCATCCAACTGAAAATCCACTATTAGTTACCACTGAAATCCATCAATGATCCAACTGGGCATTCAGACCGTTTATCGCTCATGATAAAAATCCTAAATATCAAAACGCTTTGCTCATTTTTAGCAGGGAGAGTGATTCTGGGTTGGACAGTCACAGAGTGAGATGTTGTATAAAACGCTGAAAGTATTAGGAAGACCGATGGAGTATATACAGCAACCGGGCGCGAGTCATAAGTTGGTAAGGAATAGTGATGGACGACAGCGGATAGATCAGTTGTTAAGGACGTATTAATTTTTTGAAAGGTATTTGAGCACACCATTGTAGGTGTGCTTTTTTTGTTATTTTAGGTGATATGAAGAATTCTATTTCGGCTGTTATTGAACGAATGATAAAAGATTGCTCCATTAAACTGGTACCTGCCAAAATGGGTGAAGTAGCGCAATTTGAGTTTATAACAGGGTTTCAGTTGCCTGATGAGATGAGAACGTTTTATAGTTTGTATAGTGAGATGGAAGAGGAAAATGAAATGTTCAGGATATTGCCATTAAAAGAGATCATTGAGAATGGACAGCTAAAAAGCGACTATATTGAATTTGCAGAATACATGATTTATTCAGACACATGGGCGGTTACGATCAATGGAGAAGATCGGAACGATTATTTTATTGAAGGTTATAAATGGCGGGAGAATTCATTTGCGGATTTTTTAGTTCGATACCTGAACGGCGGTGTTGATAAAGGATTGTATAATTTGTATTAAAATAATCACAATTCCTCATCCTCCAAAGAAATATAACTCCACTCAATATCCAACTGGTCAAGCATTTTATCAAACCGCCCCCCATCATTTGTACCAATAAACGCACCCGTACAATTTCCCTCCTTATCAAAAGACAAACTCACCATTTCTTCATAATCAAGTGTAAACACTCTTTGTGTCGCATGAGAGATCTCCTTTAATTCTACATAAGTATTTTGTACATAAGCAACCGTTTCCGGCGGCACCATTTCAAATGAATTTGCATTGAATTCCAGCCCTCCTAATACGCCATTATACACTGCCATCAATAATAAAAACCCATCTGTAGTAGCACATTCCTGGTGCCAGTCAGGATTCATTTCATCACCAGAATAATTCCCATATACAGGAGGATTGGGCAATGCGAGGTCTGATTGTTTTATTCCCCAAAATACCACCCCCTGATTCTCTTCATAAAAGATCAGGTACTCATCCTGCGAAAACCCTATCTGATCAGGCTTCAATAATCTATTATGAGAATAGTTGACAGCGTCATGCTTCCCTAATGTGAGATAATACTCTTTTAATACCAATGGCAATGGCTGCTCTATTTCTCCCACTTCAAAACCAAATCGCTCCTGCTTTTCAATACCATATAAATGCCTGATTTGCTCGAAAT is a genomic window of Chitinophaga sp. LS1 containing:
- a CDS encoding SMI1/KNR4 family protein; translation: MKNSISAVIERMIKDCSIKLVPAKMGEVAQFEFITGFQLPDEMRTFYSLYSEMEEENEMFRILPLKEIIENGQLKSDYIEFAEYMIYSDTWAVTINGEDRNDYFIEGYKWRENSFADFLVRYLNGGVDKGLYNLY